The following is a genomic window from Theobroma cacao cultivar B97-61/B2 chromosome 10, Criollo_cocoa_genome_V2, whole genome shotgun sequence.
ACAATGAGGTATCATAACTATAACAATACAAAGTCAAGCACGTGAAGTAATAGTAACATACCACAGCTCGCCTTTCCGGAATGAATCCTGGCAATCCACTCTCTAAATCTGATCTCGTCCCTCGAAAAACGAAACTCATGGTTGTGTAAATAAAATTCACCAGTTCAACTAAATAccaataataatgaaaaatgttCCCAAATTTTCCTGTTTAAGCAGAATAAAAGAATCAACCCCACTATATTGACTCCTAAAAAATCtgcataaattcaaaaaaaaaatgtttaatcAGAACATCAGTATATTAATTTTACCATTACTCTAGccaatatattttaattaaattttaacataaatgTTCTAAAAGTTCACCTCAAATCTtctttaaattcaaataattgtaAGAAAAATCGAAATAATTCCATTTCgcattaaatttaataaattttacagATTTTACTCCaacatcaaataaaaacaCGTCGATTTTATTCCGAAAATACAATGAAAATTACCTAAAAAACCTAATCTCTAATTATTTACATAACCAAGTGGCTTCTATGAGCAGATCCGTAATTAACGGATTAAAGCTTCAAATAAAcggaaaaaaattgataaaaatgaagaaatcaaAGAGAAGAGAGATTACTTACAGAGATCGGAAGGGAAAACGACGGCGGATCGGAGTCGTCTTGGACAAATGTAACGTCGAGTCAACCTTTTCATGTAGAAGATTGGAGGACCGAGTCGACTCGGACGCGTCGGGCGTTTCCTGCCTAACGCTTTCCTCGTCAGCTTGAAAGAAGCCTTTTTTGCCTTCTGGTCTCTAAACCATAACGAAGACTCCAAAACGATGTCGCTTAGCACTTTCTCGCTTCCACGGCTTCGTTTTTTACAGTTCATTTTTTGGGGTCTCGTTTGtgtaaatatgtttatttgaatttaatatttttacttaaagtaaaaatatttttatttttattacctTATTTAAAAAGATGGATTAAATTTAGTGTAAATTAttgtgaaattaaaatattctgaaatattcttttatttttgttactaaattttcttttatcggtaagttttaattattttttatccaaattaaaaattagattGATAAAATTACACCTATTTAAATTTGGACAAGACAGAGATATAGCCAAACAAGCAACTGAACGAATTAGATAAGGTGACAGCCGAGGCAGAGGAATATATATCTGTGTTCtgaattatttttctctttttttttaacacaaaaaaaaagaaaaaggccaaAAGAAGGAAGGTTTTAACTGAGGTGGGTCGTACAATTTCCCACGTGTCGACGTATGATTTTGACTTGCTGATTAAAGTGGCATTTTATAAGATGTACACGTGCTTTCTCGaaatggtatcaaagcttttgATAAGTAGGGTCCACCCTACCACGCAAAAACTGAAAAGTAGCCAATAATAGCCTTCACCTCAAGAAAACAGAACAGCCTAGTAGtaagtaaatttatttttaaataatatatgtcGACAACCTTGGTCATGTCAAACTTTTTTGACCAACATATGGAATAGAAATATGACGATGTTATAAAGTAGTTAAAAAAATGTGACtccttaatttaaaaaatttaaataattttttattttttaattttaaaattttttatatctttattttaaattaaataaaattactaattaattaaatatatttaatacattcaaatatttaattcatgattgatgtataattttttacttaaaaaataaaattaattttttttaaaaaaaaattattgattaagttatattttatattatattacatattaatatatcataatagatattaatataatcatataataGTTTCATCTTTCGTATTAATGTATTGATTATTATTGAGAAGTCATCTACtatacaatctttttagaAGTTAAGTCTCCCACCGAATTTCAAGGATAATCtccaaaatatttattttttctataataaccaaaacaataaaaaaaaattaaaaatgaaaaaaaaaagtttttggttttatcaTGGAGAGCTGGCATTGGCCCATTACCCAATGCCATGTGGCGGCTTTCACTATTGCCAGCCTGGAATTTTCTACATTTTTTACTGTTTACTTCAGAAAATtaactcaaaaaataaaaataaaaatttgagcATGATCATCAGGCTCCAGATCTCAGATCAGAGATTGATTCTTTATTCCCTATTATTACCTAACTCGACAGAGATTCAGGGAATcagaattttttataaaaaataaatttatttacaatataaaaaaaatcccatACATTTTTTCAATCAAGACCATACAATGTCGGATCAATGGTCCACCTCTACATTAAAAGGTGGGCCATGGATTGGACAATGTGGGCTCCATTTTTTATAAACACCCCAAAAATCCCCTCCAATTTCGTGGGTCCCTGTTGTTTTTAGAGGCCCATCCCGAGCCTTTGACCAGCGAGATCACACCTCATCTCTGCAAATCCGACCCTTGATTTCACCAGATCGAATTCCATCCACACGTtttgctgatgatgatggcCAATCACAAAGGCCTCGATCCCTAGCAAATCAGAGTTCCCGAATGTGAAGCAATACACAGAATCACTCCCCTTGTTCATCCCGGGTGCTCGATATAATAACCTCTCGCCCGACACACTCATCTCGGCCCCTTGAAACATTAGACTGACCCGCGGTAAATTGGAAAAAATCGCTCGAGATGAATTGCTTACTAGATAACACAAATCCATTGCCCCTTGGAAAACAAAATTAGGATCCTCCTGAACTCGTAAAACTCCTCTCGTTTGTTGCAAAAACTCGTTTTTTAACGCGGTATATACCGGACCCAATAAGAAAGTAAATTGGGTGCCCGAGTCAACCATTGTTTGACCCGCACCGGTATGATCGGGTAAAAAAGCTGATCTCGGAAGGTTCAACATTTTATTCCCAACTTTAATACCCTCTAGTTGGACTGTATATGCAACCCGATCATAATATGGTAACGGGTCGGATATTTGAATCAAAGGAGTATAACTTAACCCCTTAAGCCATGAGAAGCTCGCGTCACCGAGAAGTAAAACGCCAGACGAGTCAAAACCCGATATGCAGTAGGAGAATTTGGGAAAACCCATTTGACTTACGAAAGATAAGGACCCACGGTTCATGCCCATTAACCCGGTCGTTTTCGAATCTTCCTCCGAGTTCGAGCTGAAACCCGAGTCCATGCACCCGAATAAAAACCCAGGTCGAGTCGAGGTTCCGattacaaaattttcataCGCGAGATTTCCTTCAATCGAGGAAGCGTCAGCATACGAGACTGCCACGTGGCAGAGCTTGTTGTTCGGGTCGCAGGAAGCCGGCACGGTTAAGTCTCGGGTACGGGTTCTACAAATTGGCAAAGAACAAGGGACGGGCTTGTAAGACTTGGAAGCTTGAGGTGTGAAGATGGAGTTTAAGTTGGGAGCTTTCTTACAGTGAAGCCAAGATAGTTCACTTCCTGTGTCGAGGACCATAGTAACATTCTGCGGGGGCGAGCCGACGGATAAAGAAACTGTCAAAGTTACGTTATGGTGGAAAGCAAGCTTGTTGGTGGCGGTGGCGATGGCGGAGGAGGAAAGCAATTTAGAGCTTCGACGAAAAGCACGTGGGTCATGACCAAGAGTCTTTTTGAGCGGTAAAAGGAGTGtttgtttggaaggaaaagaaaagttttgatggagaagaagaaggaaaatcgtgaagagaagaagaaaacgaAAAGAAGACATtgatcttcttcttcctttgtgTTTTCCAGTCGGGGCTTTGCCTTTGGTACGTGAAAGCTGGGAGGGTTGGGTGTGTTTCAAGGTTTGAGTTGTGAGTGGCTTTGGTTCCTTAAATAGTACTAGGGTTGTGTCGGAAGGGCAGcaaaatcttttatttaaattttattaatattttaaatttttttattttttattttcataccaaaataaaatatatatatatttcctgATAATTCTTGTGTGATCTAGGTGAAAATACAGTACAATTTTGGGGGTtttcttatgattttttttttttaaaaaagacaACCATTACTACTTTTgtcatataattttatttttatttttactataataaaaataagacaaaaaataaaaaataagacaaAAATCCCGATgaagttcaaaagataattatgaTGGTAGTTAccactttaaatcaaaatagtttccaaaaaacaaaagagaaaaatagtCATATTTGATTTCCCAAatcttatattatttatttatatagaaTATCCCAGTATTAATTGTACTGCAACAGAGCAAACAAGCTGtatcttttaatttatctatGTCAACTAGGAATAATAAAACAAagggtaaatttttttaaaatttctttttttttataagtgaAAAAACATATGGAATACAGCACACTTTTAGTGTTTTGTGcatgattttgacatatgATTATATAGACTTGTGAGCCTTTTGTCTGGCTGcgttagaaagagaaaatctAATTGTgagtaattaaaattttatttgaattttgaagaacAAATCCAATTAATTGGggtaattaaattactaattatcttttctttataatttcccttaaaaaaaaaaactaaaggtTGTTGCTTATTGGTGGGACTTTGGAGTAAAGTTTGGGTGAAGTAATATTTACTTCCAAAATTTGGTTTTTGAGAAATTCAACTTATATCATATGTTcggattaaaaaaataaagaattattattgttaatttGTATTTATAAATACTTATTAATCGAATCGGTCAATTTATGTAAATGAAGCTcgtaaattatattttttttgtaagttTAAAATCGGAGATGtttgaagtaaaaattttaaattaattttatttacgAGTAGAGTTGACCTGACTATGTAAATAAAGAGTTTTAtggtaataaataataaattatatatagtaGAAGTAGGTTAAATAGTGCATGGAGACAAGGTttccttattattattatttatctcAATGAACCGACATGCCCTTTTAGAAAGCGTTGTGTGGAAGGTGCAACTGGGGACAAAAagttggtaaatttttatagaaaccaaggaagaagaagaaccaTCCAAGAACCAACCTCTAATTTAAGtccttgacttttttttttttttttggattcttttaattaatagaaaatgggtaattaattttgataatgacacttaattaaagaaaggtttgaaataaattacatTCGGCAGACTTTGGTCTTGGGGTTGGGGGGGTGAAGAACAGCTAAATGATAGGGTTTTAATTAGTCAATCAATCAcacctttgattttttttttagattttgttgAATTATATGATTAAAACCAAAATAGACTCAATCTCAATTATTGTTTATGCAATTATTGAATGATTGATCGATTTATACTATGTGTTTTAATATACAAGATtgtatctatcgatagattacgatcataattaaataattcttaATATACAccatataattattatatattgataaaataatattaaagaatGAATCCGATAAAGAGTTGGTCCTaaatctttgtttttgttttttcatttcttcgaTTATAAATTTGATGTATTATATAGTGTTTAGTAATGAAATATATTTCATgtttggttaaaaaaaatttctgatgaataaaatcacaaatgaatataaaaattggATCAAACTCGCATTTAGGTTTAAAAGTTTGGTAaactttttaagtttaatttccCTTACCAATCGAGTTCCATAGATCATGGTATGAAAGATTGAACTTTTCTGGTACAAAATTTATACTGAATTTAATGCCTTTGAAAAATGTCACAACAAAAACATACAATTTTTCTTCGAGACACACTAAATTGggtttcttcatcttttttttcctaCGATTATTAGGTAACGCCGAATTTGACCCAATTTTTGGCCAAAACGTCTCCATTTCTAATGTCAAAATCTACATTTATCACGAGattatattttcaattcaaaagacATATTTATTGTTTGGTAACTGCGAATTTAATCCATATTTGATCAAAACGTCTCTGTTTTctaatatcaaaatatactTTTGTCACgagtttatattttcaattcaaaaaacaTACATGTTATAATTACTTATAAATTCAAGTCCCATCTTACCGGTATAAGGAATCGTGATGCTTTCACCATACATTGCAAAATCCACTACCGAAAGAAGCTTCTTTCACTAAACTTTTTggaagaatattaaagtcaaaaattataCATTAACTTCAAGTGCTGGCAAACATATAAATCTTTCACTATCTATCTTGCATCCAATATTTATAGGAAAATTTGTCTTTCAACAGTTATGATACACGTTTTCTCCATAAAAagacataattttttatgacaCGTAATTAGTATatacacatatacatatatagctgTTTCATTGTCTCTCTCTTCTCCATCTTTTCAAATCCATCCATTTTCACTTGCTCATTGCCAATTATTCATTAGTTGTTGATAGCTAGATTAAGATGGTGACTGCCTTTCATAATCATCGCTAATGAAACAgttgtcttcttttttttttttccgaTTAACGGGTgtttataaatattgattaaaaatagttaaaatattattttagaaaaaaaattgtattaaatatattaattttacgAAATTTAAGAAGAGACaatacattaattttaaattttattttcttaaaaattctCCTTGCTTTCTAAATTTTACCAAAGGGGTTAAAGAaggtaaaaattaatttagtcaCTCTCTACCTTAATTCCCGTCTTATTAATATCTTATTTAGTTCTAAAATTcgggaaaaattaaaaattaaatcgaTTGTACAAGtgtagatatatatatgtatgccAATGGGACAAAAATCTTGTGCATCCAATCATTAGACTAAGAAGAATTATATGATTattctttcaaaattgtttaaataaaaaaaatacttaacaGAAAAGATGGTTTTTCAATCCTTGGATGCAGGTATAATATATAGTATTGCTTACAGAATGGGCCAAAATATTGGGAGAagtcaaacaaaagaaaacaaaagaattggGTGAGCTTTCATAATCAAAGAGTCACCAAGAAAAGGATAGAAGAAGGTAAAGCTTCATGCAAAGtgtgatttgaatttgatgctTTATAAGCCTAAAAAAATcccaatttcaataaattcgaccccccccccccccctatCATTTTCACTTCTTCTAATCAATAGAGTTGTTAGTATAGGGGAGACATAAGGCCCGTGGGTTTTGATGATCAATCCCCTTCatactttttaattattattatttttattactattattattgattaaatCATAGAAATTAGGTATAATACTTTTCAATTAAGTCTCTATTCTTTCCTTTAGAGCAAGGAGAAGATGGTAGATGATGGTTCTTAGTGAAAATGTACAGACAAGGGATGTGAGATGGGTACATGTAGGCCTTTTGGCTGCAAAAAGTCTTCTGCTAATCAAGGCTGAAGACTTTAAGCAGCATTATGTACCCAAGCCATTTCACTTAATCAATATCagtttgtcttttttttttattattattttgggtCGAGTATGCTTTTATGACTAAttgtcattaattaaaatgaaactTGTTATTTATACTTACGTGATGTCGATGCGGAGTGTGAAAGTACCATGTGATTAAGCCATCATGTTACATTGTATCATTATGACATGTGAGTATGCCACATGATATCAAATGTATgtcaaatgatattttgattaataatggttagtcaattattaatcataaaaatttatttgattcaaaataaaaatataagagtttaattaaacacaataaaaaataagaatttatttaaatatttttgaataatttaatttttttaaatattatgtctaAGAATTAAGATTATTCAATCCAACATTATCATGTTAATTGTTTAATCCATGTTGACCTTTTGACATTAGATTCTAGACCATGATGGTCcatttgatttctttctttcatccttTTCAACCACAAAAAAAGGGTCCATTAGCATatgtttttcacaattttcaatcaattattCTCTTTGTTTGTCTCTAATTTTGAACTACAAATTGTCTTGAATTGCTCCATTATTTTCTTTGCATATACTAAACAATTTTCTTTGCATGGctaatattttgtattaagtGTTATGTGCATTTAAGGTACaaatttagttttcttttttttttttgataattgGATTATATGCTTGTATCCTTGCAATATGTTAACATTTTGGATTTATTCAAGGCCAAGCATTGACAATAATAGAGGTTGAATTACTATTACCCTTGTAATCATCTTTAAGACTTTTTCTTCATTGATGTATCAAAAATGGGTTAATTAAGCAACATCAATCattatcatatatatacatttcatTGCTTGATTCTTATCGAGTTGAAATAATTGATGTTATCCGGATGATATTATTAAGTAGAATTCGAACTTaactctttttaattaaagatacatatattttattattgaattaaataCATGCATCAAAGGATACAAATAAAAAGAGGGGAAAATCCACCTCCTTTGTGGACCTATTACCTATAGTAGTGAATTATATAATCTAAACCTATATGCTTATCCCTTTTGGACCAACTCTTGCaaccttaattatttataagctTTTTTCTATATCCTAAACTTAGGGTTGCCTTAATAAATGCATGTGGTAGAACTTTGTAAGCCAGCATGGTCTAAGTATTGAAATGATGGGGCATGACTAAAGTTAAAGGGTAGGTCTTGAATCAAATTTAGACCCACAAAAGCTTGCTAGGTAGTGGGTATTAACTATAGATTGCAAATTagattgcataaaaattaacaaagactttgtttttttttttccttttatatatTGAAAAGAAAGGGTATTGATTGCAGTTTGGTTCTAGTTTGGGTGACATTTCATATTTGTAATCAATGGCCAATGATTaatctaaattaaaattaaaaaactcaCCTCAAAAGTATATTAAGTACAAGTATATATACAGCTAGTGACATCAAAATGGGTATGATATGTGTAtgatagaaagaaagaatattatttGTCAATTCTGGCTTTTTATAGTCTTATTATTTGTCAATTTTGGCTTTTTATAGTCTTTACAAGGTGCAAATTTGATCACCATTGAGTTGGAGTAAGTGCATTGTCTTTATTAttggattgattcttcaagTGGATGTCCTTTCTAGCTTGTAGTTTTCCATTCTTTagtggtttttattttatgttattttatttcattgttGCCTCCCTATCCCCAAAAGAATAAAGTTCCAAAGCAACCAAACTTCAAgcaataatttttcttttcatgcaatttgagaaaaatgattgAAGTGAAAgaaacccaaatttttttgACCCAattcttattaatttttggaCGGACAAATTTCATTTAAGTGTCATGTCTTTgttgaaatgagaaaaaattagagattatttttttttagaaaacgAAAACACTTCGATTCAAATTTAAGATTACAATGTAAATAGCATCTAATTCTTAATGATTTGAGTGTCCTTAGTTCACATTGCATTTCTCgtgtttaatatatttataaaaaaattattaaaaaaaagaaaccttCAAATGTACAATCCACTTGGAGATGTTTtctcaaaagacaaaattgaaaagactTTGAAGTTTGATAGTGGGAGATGGAAAATTTAACAAAGACCCTTTTGGAAATTTGGCATGCTTAACAAATGACAATCTCACAAAGTTGAGTtactttttctcattttctccatGACAAGAGTGTTGCTTTACTATTTGATTATGATGTCTCAAAATGTAAGTGCATGCTTCCAACATTATATAGGTCATTTCATCATATAAACAAATACATTTTCTGATATTCAAGGTCTTCTTTAGGTTTCAATCAACTAGGCTATGTATGGATGAAATTGGGTTTGTTTCAATTTGGGCTATTTTTAAGTAGATATGGGCTCTGAAACCCCATTAGTTTTGGGCCAAGGGAGGGGTTTCCTCAGGTTGCAATGAACAGCTAATCCCAAAAtggagaaaaggaaaaggcaaTCAGTGAACAAAAGCATCCCTTGTGCCAGAGGGATGAAAATTGAGACTTAATATGAAGGTCAAGCTTTTGAAATTTGGgggaaaaatttataataagagagaaaaatcaagGGATGGGGATCCCTAGTCTTATATATGTAGCCCCTTGGAAACTTAAGCATGGAATGGAGTCTCTGCAAATTTTGAATCTCTGACCAAAAAGTGcagatatacttgaaaagtCATCAAGACCCACAATGAAAGAGTAATCTGGTTATCTATTGCAAATTTATTTCTTCCCTTGACTTTATGTTTACAGGTTGGAAGCAAAATATTTGACTAGCAAAACTATTACCATCGCTTAaacatcaaagaaaaagaaaaaaaaaaatcaaacctcCCCACACATCCATCATGCTGCACGCGTCACTATCATCCAggaacaaagaaaatttagCCTTTTTTTCCTTGGTGGGTGACAGCTGCCAATCCATTCTCATACCCTTAAAATATCTGCCTGTAACTTGAGAAAATACagtcataaaattttattctgtGTAAGCTGCTGATCAATTCTTGTACCAAATCCTATTCCATATTAATTCAAGGACATTTTGGCTTATATTAGTGCAAATTCAGAACAAAGTGTTAAAAAAGGTAGAAGGAAGGTGTTTTCAGAAAGTTTATCATGGTTGGCAGACAGCAGCAAGGATGCAAACTGAGGAAGTACTTGGTACATCTTATCCATGTGCAATAATTCAACTTTCATGCTTCCCAATGAATTGTTCCTTTTGACTGTAATGTCAACTTGTCATTACTCTtagaaaagataatataatagCTAGAATCAAGTTATGCACT
Proteins encoded in this region:
- the LOC18586044 gene encoding aspartic proteinase PCS1, whose protein sequence is MSSFRFLLLFTIFLLLLHQNFSFPSKQTLLLPLKKTLGHDPRAFRRSSKLLSSSAIATATNKLAFHHNVTLTVSLSVGSPPQNVTMVLDTGSELSWLHCKKAPNLNSIFTPQASKSYKPVPCSLPICRTRTRDLTVPASCDPNNKLCHVAVSYADASSIEGNLAYENFVIGTSTRPGFLFGCMDSGFSSNSEEDSKTTGLMGMNRGSLSFVSQMGFPKFSYCISGFDSSGVLLLGDASFSWLKGLSYTPLIQISDPLPYYDRVAYTVQLEGIKVGNKMLNLPRSAFLPDHTGAGQTMVDSGTQFTFLLGPVYTALKNEFLQQTRGVLRVQEDPNFVFQGAMDLCYLVSNSSRAIFSNLPRVSLMFQGAEMSVSGERLLYRAPGMNKGSDSVYCFTFGNSDLLGIEAFVIGHHHQQNVWMEFDLVKSRVGFAEMRCDLAGQRLGMGL